The nucleotide window cttttgttgagatttcatacatttatagctctagtgcatctgttgcatggcaatccctactccttgcattaacatcaatcgatgggcatctccatagctcattgattagcctcgttgatgtgagactttctcctttttgtcttctccacataacccccatcattatactctattccacccatagtgctatatacatggctcacgcttatgtattgcgtgaaggtttataaagtttgagattactaaagtatgaaacaattgcttggcttgtcatcggggttgtgcatgatgaaagcattcttgtgtgacgaaaatggagcatgactaaactatatgattttgtagggatgaactttctttggccatgttattttgagaagacataattgcttggttagtatgcttgaagtattattatttctatgtcaatattaaacgtttatcttgaatcttttggatctgagtattcatgccacaattaagaagaattacattgaaattatgcctagtagcattccacatcaaaaattttgtttttatcatttacctactcgaggacgagcaggaattaagcttggggatgcttgatacgtctccaacgtatctataatttttgattgctccatgctatattatcttctgttttggacattattgggctttattatacacttttatattatttttgggactaacctattaaccagaggcccagcccagaattgctgttttttgcctatttcagagtttcgcataaaaagaatatcaaacagagtccaaacggaatgaaaccttcgggaacgtgattttcggaacaatatctcaatacaaagttctccccctctcttgtggagatctattcgatgtaatcttcttttgcgctgtgtttgttgagaccgatgaattgtgggtttatgatcaagtttatctatgaacaatatttgaatcttctgtgaattcttttatgtatgattggttatctttgcaagtctcttcgaattatcagtttggtttggcctactagattgatctttcttgcaatgggagaagtgcttagctttgggttcaatcttgcggtgtcctttcccagtgacagtaggggcaacaaggcacatattgtattgttgccatcgaggataacaagatggggtttatatcatattgcatgagtttatccctctacatcatgtcatcttgcttaaagcgttatctgttcttatgaacttaatactctagatgcatgctggatagcggtcgatgtgtggagtaatagtagtagatgcaggcaggagtcggtctacttgtctcggacgtgatgcctatatacattgatcatacctagatattctcataactatgctcaatcctgtcaattgctcaatagtaatttgttaaccctccgtaaaatacttatgctcttgagagaagctactagtgaaacctatgacccccgggtctatcttccatcatattaatcttccaacacttagttattttcattgccttctattttattttgcatctttatcataaaaataccaaaaatattatcttatcatatctatcagatctcactctcgtaagtgaccgtgtagggattgacaaccccttatcgcgttggttgcgaggatttatttgttttgtgtaggtgcgagggactcacacatagcctcctactggattgataccttggttctcaaaaactgagggaaatacttacgctactttgctgcatcaccctttcctcttcaagggaaaaccaacgtagtgctcaagaggtagcaaaaaCATCTGACACTCCATTATTAAGCCGAACAGAGAGCTTGACAGAATTAACACAGTTCATAATCATCTCAATCCACCTCCTCGACAAGCCCAATTTAGACATCATAGATTCTAGAAAAGCCCATTGTACCCAGTCATATGCCTTTGTCATATCCAGTTTTACTGCACATAGGCACATTTTCCGTTTCCTCTATCTGATGGAATGTATACACCCATAAGAGATAAGGACACTATCCTTGATCAGCGGTCCTGGCACAAAAGCACTTTGCTTCTCAGAGATAAGAATTGGCAAGACGTCATTAAACCGGTTAGCCAAAACTTTAGCCGCTATCTCAAAACTTTTGAACACTATGTGACTTAATTTATTAATTTACAACAGGTTTGAAGATACTAAAACAAATTATTAATTTACAACAGGTTTGAAGGTACAAAAAAACACCGCTAACAAATCGACATCGCAAAAAATAGACATCATATGGCTGTGTGCATCACACAATGCAGAGGCCAAGTGTTTCGACCtccttttcaaaaaggaaagcaaATAGACATCGTAAAGAAAGGTTGACCAAGTAAAACCAAAAGTTGCATCAAAGATCGTTAAAGTTGACAGCTCTACATCACGAATAATTTGTCATGTCTAACTCCTTCTTTTACGTCTCAACGTTCCAACTAGCCTGCGGTGAAGAAACAAACAACACAAAACCAAATTTGCACAACCTAGACTAATTGAGAAGTGTAAAGAGCCTACGGTATTGAACAGATTATGACCGATGAGACACCCTAAGTGAAGCATCGTCTATTAGATGACACGTTCTTTGTACAACGGAGGCGCTTGCTCGACCTTAAACTAAGGCCCTTGACAATTTAGAACTACAAGTTCgaagcaaaaacaaaaaaaggtTCGATACAAGGTCGTAAATGATCGGAAATAGTGACACGACACCTATGAGAAAAGGTGAAGGAGACCACAATGATCCTCGGTTCTCCCATGGATAACTATCTGTAGCCCACCTAGACGCACGACTGGCTCCCGTAGCCGTTGTTGGCCTACGATGAGGTGGCCCATAGGGCATAACATTTCTAAAGTGCATGTTATTGATAAGTCGATCCTGTCTAGGCTGATCTGTTGTCGTCCCAACAGTCTCTAGAGCTGCAGAAGCCTGACAATTTTGTACACAAGGTCAGTCGGATGTTTGAAAACACACCCTCTGTAACTGCTTTGTTACGAGTTGTCCATAACGCCCAAGCTATATATAGCCGCCAAGTCAGACCAATGTAAACGTCTATCGCAGCCTAAGGGTCCTGGATAAGTTGATGGAAATTGGTGAACCCTACTTATTAAAGGAGCACCCCATGGCCTCAATAATAAAACTCCAAACAAATATTGCAACGATACAATAGAAGAGAATATTTTTACATTTTTTGTCCTCTCTACACCATACAAATTTTCCGTCTCCCGAGCCATGTCTTTTGAGGACTCCCCGCTATGGATTCAGTTCTTGGCCACTTGCCACAAAATATCTTAATTTCTGCAGGGATCCGAGCTTTCCATATACCCATCACCTTGCATCGGTGCACAGTTTTAAAATTTTCTTTGTATAAGAATCCCGTGGAAAACACCCCAGAGGGTTCCAACTTCCACGAAGGTATATTCCTCCCCGATGAGAACCTTGTATTGGTTACCTCACTTTGAAGATGATGTCATTCATATGTCTCTGATTGGCCAAGTGAATGCCTAAAACTCAGAATCCGCCAATTATCCACCCCAAAGACCCATCAATAAGGCATCAGGGTTGCCCATGATGGAAAGCGGGCGTGTGTATTAATCGCGGAGTGGCTCATCACTAATTCACTGATCAAGCCAAAATTTGGCCAATTGCCCATTAAGCACCGTGAATTTATTCCCCAACCTAAGGAGAGGTTGAATTTCCCCACTGCCCTCGCATACTGTGTTGTTTTGATGTTCAAGCTAATCTCAAGCCCGCCCTGGGAAAGTTTTATTCATAAAGATCTGTTGCCAAAGTCCCCATGGCCTGACGGGATTTTCCATGCCCACTTAACAATAAAGCACCAATTCATTATCTTATTAATGATCAACCCAAGACCGTCAACCTCTTCAGGGGATCATAGGCCACTTAACCATGTGGTACTTTTATTTATCCATCTCGTCCCAGAAGAAATAGGATGACACTTTGTCTAAATTTTCATGAACCCCATCTTCCAAGAGGTAAAATCCCATTACGTACATAGAAATGTTGGTGAGGTGGTGGTTAATAAGCACAAGCCTCCCTCCTGAGACAAGGATCGTGCCTTGCCATGGCTCAACCCTACCGACCACCTTGCCCACTACCGGCTCAAATCCACAATTCTCAAGGCACAGTTAGAAATGGGCATGCCTAGGTATGCGATGAGAATGGACCATCTTGCAGTTCATCATCTGTGCATCCCTAAGTTGCCATTCAAGGTCATCCTTAGTGATAATAGCCACACTCTTTTAATTTATTAAGTCCTAACATGGACTCAAAGCACATGAGGAGGAACTTAAGATCAGTAATCCCAGTCAAAGAGTTTCGGATGAGGATTAGTGCATCATCTGCATATTATAGATGCGAGAGTGTTCCAACCACCACCATGGACGCAACTCCCTGAATATGACCCGCTTCTTTAGTGCAATCAAGCATTGCTGCCAAAGCATCAAAAACTATGTTGAATAGAAGGGGCGACCATAGGTCACCCTGTTGTACCCCCGCACATTCCTAAAGGACGGCCCAACCTCGCCTTTAATGTAACATGATGCTAGCATCCATGATTTATCATGAATATTTGTGTTTGTCATTACTACTTTGGAATATGCTACTAGTGAACATATGAGCTCCGGTCCAATTTCCTCCATAAGAAGCCTTCCAGACACATTTATAGATGCCTTTTTATTTCTAGTTATTATTTAGTTCAAAATATATAAATACTTCCAAACACATTATCTGCTCATAACTTGTTGCAACTAGCAAGATTAGTGCGACTGTGGGTTCTTAATTTGTTTTGCAGTTCTTGTCtctgttttttttttgaaacaatgAGCATGCCTCGTCGACTTCCATTAAAGAAACTGCCAATATTTCACAAGGATAAGAAAGAGGCGATAAGAATTAAAACAGAGGGAGCCAAATAGGTACCACACAGGGCCCTGCCACCTCAAAAGAATGATACTAGAAAGCGAGATATGTTTCCAAAAGCGAGACTCAAACTGAAATGTAGCATCACGACAACTGAAACCAGATCCACAAAGGCTAGTACAACAAGCATACAAGAAAGGGATGAAAAAGGAGAAACAAGCAGTGTTATCTCTATGGATTGATACTTGGTTCCTCAATTGAGGGAAGGTTACCACTTGTTGTAAACCTCTACACTTTGAGGCCTAACAATTGTTGCCTAGTGATAGTTCATTTGAGTAGCAGCATGTTGTCGAAGAGACAAGAGCACGATGACTGTGGCACTCACTGTTGCATCTCGTGTGGTTCAAGGCCGAACTACACAACACATGTGCCCCGCCGCCATCGGGGCCCATTTTTTGCCAATGCCTAGATCAGGGAGTCACCATTGTCGTCATTGGGTCGAGCTCACGGAGGAAGCGCACACAGAGAGATGTCCAAGAAGACATTGTGGGGTTAGCATTGTTGAGGTTGATCTCGACTACCATCACAGGACCATAGATGGAGGTGGCAGCATCGACCATGGCTATCTAGAGCGAGGTGTTGGTGTTGGTCATAGCACGAAGGTGGCACATGGTGGAGAATTGAGGAATTAGTGGGGAAGTAGAGAAATGATTGGGGGGGAGGACTAAGGTGTTGCGCAATTTGGTGGGGGAGGATCATGATGGCTTAGGGTTAGTTTTTGGTAGGGGATTTTATATGAAATGGCAGGAAGGGTGCTCAAGTGGCCTCGTAAGTTATTAACAGATGGATTTTGGGTTTCTTAATTAGTTGTGGACAGGAGAGCGTGGTGAGGTAGTGGGTCGTCAATGGTATCGGCCATATTTAGCGCCTATCAATGGTGACTTTTTCTATTGAAACTCTGTCGTTATTATATTTACAAAAATGGTAAACTGGCCGATgaccccttcccccccccccctcccaaaAAAATATCATATATATCGAAAAGATTCATCCCCACTAACTTATtttctcaacatgcaagcatgccacctCACCATACAATCATGCGTGGGAAAAGACTCACTACACCATTCAACCATGCATGGGAAAAGATCCACTACACCATTCATGCGAAAAAATCCATTGAATTGTTCTACTTATATTCAACAACTATTGTTACCACTACACATAATCAAATATAATAAGCCCTTTGTATTTTGTATTTTTATTCTCATGTTATTAACCCAAATTTTCATCAACCAATTCCCGCAATAAGGCGTGGGTTATCCTCTAGTTTTCACTGGTTAAGGATATAGATTCACTGGTTAAGGATCTATATCCATAGGTCTAGGATTTTTCTTATATTGATTTATTTATCACTTACAGGTGATCGGCTGCCCCTATGTGGTTAGCAGTATTACTGATGGGTTTCCGTGCTCATTAGTGATGAGAGCAAAGAATAGTCACGTCGTAGAGAATCTACTCCCCGATAGAACCATGCCAACCTCTCACATGAGAAGTTGGATCATACATTAACATGAATCATGTTTCAACGATACTTTTCTTTGTCTTCATATTTCAGTGAGACTAATTACCCCGAGACGCGTCACGCCGGTGAAGCCTCTCGTCCAAGTCTTTGGCAACCGGGCGGCATGGACACGTTGAGGACTTGGGGCATCAGTTTTTAGCGAACAAACTCTTTTGAAATGTTGAGAAAATCCACGCTATGTCGCCAAATAAAGTTGTTCCGTACATCACTGGCTAAAGGAAGACCGGGGGTGCTGCCGGCCACCGACGAGAAAGATGAGCAGTGAGAGCATCTTCAACCACGTTTCTTTAATTTAACCTCTCAAACGTTCGCGGACGTGCTCGGTCAGTGATCGGGCATGTCCGTTTTAAGCCTTTATTTATTCGTGCGTACAGCTACTCTTTTTTTTTTTATATGTCCGGTCACGTGCGTGTGATTGGTGGAGATGAAAAGAGAGGGAAAGAAAAGAATGAATaaagaaatagaaaaaaatgGTTCGGGGTGGGGACGTGTCCTACGTGACGGACTGACCGGGTGCGCCTGGGGTGTCCGCAAGCCCTTATATCCTCCCTATATTTGAGATGCATATGAGGGTTCACGGACAATCCGAACGTGTAGGGATGATATGAGGGGTCCAATTAGGTCAATTTTTTActattttttacttttcttttttGTTCAGTCAGTGATTCCTATGTCCGTCCAATTAATTTGAAAAGTCCGGCTGTAGATGCTTTAATGGCCACAGCGAGGCCGGCAGGCAGCTACGGTGAACTGAGGTCACGTTGACGCCGGTGAGGCGTCCAGCAGAGCTCGAACTGGCCCAGTTGAGCACCGCCTAGGAGGACTTTCGTTCGCCGCCAGTCAAACAAAGCCGAGAAGGACAAAACGGAAGCCCAACCAGCTGCGTACCAAGAAACGGCTGAGCCTACCATGGCCTCACACGTGGGGTCATGACACGTTCTGCCTCTTGGCCGCATGAGGCAACGGGTGACGCATGCGAATGTCAGCTTCCACTTCCAGGCATCCATTTGTCTAAAAAAAAAAAATACTTCCACGCATGCATACGTAGCAAAATACACAGAATTTTTCTTGGTCAAGATTTGAGAACTTATGAGGAAGTAGACTAGAGTGTCAATTCAATTCATAAACAAAGGTTGATTCTCAAAAAGAAAAATCATAAACAAAGGTTTACATATGTAATGTAAATACAAATGTATTGCTGATGCTTCTGCAGCTTGCCTATGTTTTACAGTTTTATTCAGACAGAATCCTACGTAATATATGTGTGTATTTCCTTTTGTATGTAGTATGTACAAAGTGCCAACTAGCGTAGACGTACGCGTGGGCAAAAATCACCAACAAACCAAGCAACGAATCCAATCCTACAGTCGATCACCAGAATCTACCACCGGGGTCGCCAAAAACACGTTGGAACTTCAAACACGAGAGGACGTACGCACGCCGGCCGAGCTGCGGCGCTCGGCCTCGGCCATCTACGGCGGGCAGTGGACGTTTGGGCTGTTGGTGCCGCACGACGGGCCCGGCCCGCCCAGCTGCTGCATGTACAGCCGGCGGAGCGCCTGGACCACGGCCGGCAGCGGGGTCCCTCCGGCGGCCGCCCAGTCCGCGCCCCCCAGCGGCCGCGCCTCGCCGAGCACCGCCAGCAGCACGAGCGCCGCCACGATCACCGGCAGAGCGAGCCTCATCCTCCGCACGGCGGCCATGTCGTCAACCTTAGCTTTCTTCTAACCCTCCTCCTCTTTGCAACAAGTGTGTACGACTTGGACGCTGGGTCTAGGCAATGTGTGCAGGCAACTTTGTATGCTACGAGGTAGCTATATGGCCTATGGAATGGGTCGCGGGAGCCTATATATAATGCGCGCAGGAGAGGCGATCGACGAAGTTGCATGCCAGTTGCGTGCGGCGACTTGGTGTTTCGCGTTCGCGCGCAAGTTTGAAAAGTCAGTGGACGCGTAGGCGCGCGACCcgtcgatcgatcgatcgatatGGCGTCGTAGAATTCCATCAAAACGGTCCGTGTATACTCTTCTTCTTCGCACAATAGCTAGATGTAAGTCCCCTGAATTTAGAATTTAGGTCAATTGATTTCGCGTGAAGGAAGGAAGAGTTAGACGGAAGGAAGAAGCTCGCCGGAAAATGCTACCTCATTAtttatcttaggggtgtgggGGTAATATAAGTTCATCGGAAAAAATTGGCCATTATCGGGCTAGAAGGATGGTCGGAGACGACGGCAACGGCGGTGGGAGGCAGTTGAGGAGAGGGCGGGGAGGCGAGCCTGGCGTGCAAGCGCCGCCGGTCGTGGGCGTGATGGCCGGCGGTTCGTCTGGTGGTACGTTCGGCTGGGGAAAGAAGAGCTGAAGAAAGAAGGGTTGTGTAccattagagcatctccaacagacgCCGAACGCGCCGCGCGTAAAAAACAGTTATAGCGCGCGCCCATCGCCTGATTTGACGcgctaaaatgcagcgcgcgcgTCACTCCAGCAGCGCGTAAAAATGCAGCGCGCGCGACACGTATGGATGTGAGGGTGGGAGGTGCGAGCGAGCGCGCGGAAGCGGTCGCAGCAAATATGCGGCGCGCGATTGCGTTTTGGTCCGCGCGCTGGACTACATATGCCGCGCGCGCTGTTTTCGCGCGCCCGCTGAAGCAACTATTCCGATTGCGCGCGCGCTAAAATAGAGGATTTTACGGCGCGCTAAAATAGAGAATTTTGCGGCGCGGCGCTAGTTTAGCGcgtctgttggagatgctcttagattTGCATTTAACGTCCCAAACGAATCGACTCACCCTAGTTTCATTTTTCTATCGACTTACCTGTAGCCACGCCCTCTTCTTTAGTGACTTGGCAATATTAGAACGGTGGGCATCGCGAGCGCTATATCTCGCCTATATCAAGATAAATATCTTGCTAACATATTCTAAAATCAACAGTGATTAGCCTTTTTTTGCGGGGAAAAAAGAAATTCATTAATTAAGTGGCAGCCATGTCTGCATTACATAGATCCGGAACCTCGTCCGGCCCAGAATGAAGCCACACCGCAGTGCGCTTCTTTATTCGACCAAAGTTCGCTAAAAAATGACTAACAGTATTTTGTTCACGCCTCACAAGCTTAACTAATTTCCTCCGTCTGTACCTACTAGGGCAGCCAATTGTTGTCGTTTCTTAGCAATTTGATCGACCGAAACACCACTCGTTTCTTTTggattttttcttttttcctttcctttattttctgtttttggTTTTCTCTATTTGTTCATCggttttctttatttttttcatcGGGCTTCTTTGTTTCGTACATGGTTTTCATTGCGTTTTTTCTTTTCGTTTTTCTTCAATTCTTTTTGGGCTTTCACTAGCTTTTCTTTGTTTTTCCTTGGTTTTCGCcgtttttctttgtttctttctctATTTTCATTTTTTGTACTGGTTTTCTTTGGGTTTTTTCTTTTCGTTTTTCTTTGATTCTTTTTGGGCTTTCACTAGcttttctttctgtttttttctttgttttttcctTGGCTTTCGCCATTTTCCTttgtttctttctctttttttcattcttttgtattggttttctttggttttatttttttctttcgTTCCCCTTGTTTCTTTTTGGTTTTCTtcatttttatttctttctcttatTGGTTTCCATCGGTTGATCCTGTCCCTTTTCGTATAGAATAGGAACATTATTATACCCACTTAAAATTTTCCCTAAATAAGAAACATTTTTTATACAcgttgaacattttttaaacacatgactaacatttttttcaaagaaataTTTGTTATGTGAACTGTT belongs to Triticum urartu cultivar G1812 chromosome 7, Tu2.1, whole genome shotgun sequence and includes:
- the LOC125522925 gene encoding uncharacterized protein LOC125522925; protein product: MAAVRRMRLALPVIVAALVLLAVLGEARPLGGADWAAAGGTPLPAVVQALRRLYMQQLGGPGPSCGTNSPNVHCPP